Proteins encoded together in one Variovorax paradoxus EPS window:
- a CDS encoding exodeoxyribonuclease III, with the protein MKIATFNVNGINSRLARLLEWLDESKPDVACLQELKSPDAALPVDAIRGAGYGIVAHGQRAWNGVAILARGREPIDTGRGLPGMEADTQSRYIEAVVGGVLVGCLYLPNGNPQPGPKFDYKLQWFEAFNRHAKKLFSSGMPVVLAGDYNVVPTDADIYNPASWRDDALLQPESRAAFAQLLKQGWTDAIRATHPDRVPFTFWTYWRNRYPRDAGLRIDHLLLNAELAPMLRSAGVDRDVRGRTGASDHAPAWIELDISGA; encoded by the coding sequence ATGAAGATCGCCACATTCAACGTCAACGGCATCAACAGCCGCCTCGCCCGCCTGCTCGAATGGCTCGATGAATCGAAGCCCGACGTCGCCTGCCTGCAGGAACTCAAGTCTCCCGATGCCGCCCTGCCGGTCGATGCGATCCGCGGTGCGGGATACGGCATCGTCGCGCACGGGCAGCGTGCATGGAACGGTGTCGCCATCCTCGCGCGCGGACGGGAGCCGATCGACACCGGGCGCGGCCTGCCGGGCATGGAAGCCGACACGCAGAGCCGGTACATCGAGGCGGTGGTCGGCGGCGTGCTGGTCGGCTGCCTCTACCTGCCCAACGGCAATCCGCAGCCGGGGCCGAAGTTCGACTACAAGCTGCAGTGGTTCGAAGCCTTCAACCGGCATGCGAAGAAGCTCTTTTCGAGCGGCATGCCCGTCGTGCTGGCCGGCGACTACAACGTCGTACCGACCGATGCCGACATCTACAACCCGGCCTCGTGGCGCGACGACGCACTGCTGCAGCCCGAAAGCCGCGCGGCGTTCGCGCAACTGCTGAAACAAGGCTGGACCGATGCAATTCGCGCGACACATCCCGACCGCGTGCCCTTCACCTTCTGGACGTACTGGCGCAACCGCTATCCGCGCGACGCCGGACTTCGCATCGACCATCTGCTGCTGAACGCCGAACTTGCGCCGATGCTTCGCAGCGCCGGCGTGGACCGCGACGTGCGCGGGCGCACCGGTGCGAGCGACCACGCGCCGGCGTGGATCGAACTCGACATTTCCGGCGCGTAG